The nucleotide window AGATCTGTTATTGAGCTCTACCCTTGAACACTCCCATGAAAATTACGTGGTAATCGGTGTTGTATTTTAATAAACTGGCATGGCACGTGTGCTTTCTGGTTGCATGCCTTTGGCCTAGTGTGGTGAATAGTGTACGTATTTTTGTGATGTGAGACCACTGTGATGAATGAATTTGTTCCAGTGGTGTTTATGTATAGACCACTGTGAGGATTGAGATAACAAATGCTGATATTAAGATGCTAATATGCTATGTCCATGTTTTTCAGCGCCAGTACCTTCGTGAATCAGCGTATGCATGCGTAAGTTGTTTACAGCTTTAGATTACTGCGTATTATGCACGCTTGACAGTCCCGTGTGACCCCACGTACTTCCTTCCATGGATGATCACTCATGCGACTATGATTGAGCTGAAATATGAATCTGCCATACATGCATTAGTAAACTGCACCCCCCATGCTGTTGTGTTCAAATTGTTGTTATCAATTATTCAGGTGATTCATTCCTGAATTTCAGTTTAAATGGGACCAAACGCACAGCCATTTTTTCCGTTGCTCTCTGCCTCACACATACATGACTCTTTTGGAAGTAGATACACGTAGACTGTTTTGTGAAGTGCCACATTGTGACCATCCTTGAGTTCTGACTTCTGAAGAGTACTTGCACTAAGTTGGATATACTTCTGTTAAGCTGGATATATTTTTGTGTCGAAAAGATTTGGCATTCGCGCCGGTCTCCGGGATCAGTGGAGATAAAGACTAGCATATCTGTGTCCCCAAAACACTTGCTCCTGGACATAATTCTGATCTTGTGCTGGAGATCATAAGAACCAAGGGACTAGCAGTGTCAGCGTTGCTTCTTCAGCTGCTCGGAAACCCTATTCATCCGCAAGTCGTCCTCTGGAGGACGATGAGAGGACCGAAACACTTTTTTTCCCTTTCTCCAAATGTTGCCACCCAAGACCCAACTGAATTGTTTTACCCAGGAAGGAAAACCGTTAGTTCATACGAACCATTTCGTTTTCTACCACTTATCATAGATGGGTATTGTTCCTATTGCCACCCAAGTACCCAACTGAATTCTTTGTATGATTTTTTCCTGATTTTTTCTTAATGCCGGATAAATTTTGCATTCTAGTTTTTTATTCTCGACAAGAAACGGCATGAGTAAATTGTTTTTCTCTGTTATTGCACAAGGAATAATATACTCATATTTCATCAACTTTCTTGTGATTCGGTGTATTTCCTTGTTATTGgacaagatttgctagtcgaggATAACGCTGTTCGCAGATTGTGCTGCAGCATCACCTTATTGGAATCATGTTTCTAACAGTTGGTGAACTGTTTGATTCTTCCTATTGCAAGACCAGATTTGCTGGTTGAGGATAGAGCTGCCGCGACAATTTATTATATTTTGTAACGACCTTtcttatttttttaaaaattctCTTCTTTTTTTCACTTTTCTATTTcagttttgttttctttcttgcTTAATTTTCTTCCATTTTTCTTTCCTACAACTTTTTTATCTCCTTCTTTTATGATGTTGCTTTAAAAACTTATCCTATTTCTTCCTTTTAGCGTTCATGTGCTTTAATTCATGATCTTTTGATGCTATTTACAAATTTATTTGGTAATAGTATGTTTTCACGGGTATATGCAAATTTTCTGCTTGTAATACttttgtaaaaaataaaataaataacaataaAGTATATTATCTTAGTTTTTTAAATACAAACTATCTTCAGCGAGTTGCGTGAACATTTTAGTAAATGCATAAAAACCATTTCATGGATCGTGGAATGAGTTTACAAATATGTTCCGCAAGTCAACTAAACTTTGTATTTACATTTGTGAGAATTTTCATATTGACAGTCAAATATGTTCTAAGATAAAAAAATTGACATGAAACATTTGCAACGTGTATTGTTTTTAAAGCTGCATGGACATTTTATTTGACACATATAAATATCTGAACTAAACATGCACACATATTTATTGCATAGATTGTTGAGCATATTCCAATAAAATGTCTTTCTCGCAAAAAATATATTCTGGAATATAGATTCAACTTTTATCATTAATCAAGGATCTACACATTATATTTATATCTTGTACCTTGAGATTTTGAGAATACAAATTCAAAACCGTGAGttcttgtagtcgtcgctagatAGTCCATGGACCTAGTTGTGTTTTTTTAAACCGGTTGTAATTTTTATTAGTTCTGTTGTTCTTTGTACTGCCATGACATATGATGAATATATATGTTTTTAGAATTTATGATGAATAGATTTAAAGTTTCTcccaaaaagaaaagaaaaagtaTAGGCCGTTCCATGCTTTCAATGCCACTGGCCCACTGCCACCCGCTATCGGGCTTCCCCACAACAAATTTCATGGCCCCGGCTCCGGTCACACGTGGGATAGAGCCCACCATTGTGCCATTCGCCACTGCTCGCAacgaagggcggcggcggctacctcgcgccggcggtcgggcCGCCGAGGTCTCGTCGCACCACCAGGCTAACGGGTGGACGCAAGCTGCCGAGGTCGCGGCGCGCCACCAGGCAGCGTAGCGTGACGACCCAGGGGCCGAGGCTGCTCGCGGACGCACCACCGTTCGCGCCCGTGCGTCCGCCGCGGCGGCGGAGCTGCCACCCCGTCCCGCATTTCCCAGTAAGCGCTTGTTTGATCGATTTATTCCATCTTCTACTGCTCTTGACTTCAATTTGTTTGGGCGGCGCTCCTGAGTGGGCGTTTGGTCACCCTAGCCCTACTCTCTGAATGTGTTACAATTTTAGTTCACAAAGGTTCAGGCGAAATCGTTTGTTCTCTAGCTCATTCCATGGATCGAAGTTAAAATTAGCCGAATCGCCAGCCAAATATTAGCCAGATTCGGACACCTCTGTCCGTATGTCCAAGCAACACTGTCAAGTGTCAATGACACTCATTTACAAAGAACGAACTGTAAGGTCGTCCTGGACCAGTAGGCAAGAACAGCGTGACATTGCTGGTAGTGAGTGTGGGATAGAAGAATGGGAGGAGCTCTACCGGTGGTTGCAAGAAGTTGAGCTCTCGGAGGCTCGGATGTCAGTGATGAGGCTCACTGGCTCCTAACGACGAGTGGCAAGTATAGTGCGAAATCACTTTATGTGATGATCATGTACTCAGGGCCGGGGTGCGCGACTTGCGGATGCTCGATATTTGGAAATCTCATTTCCACTTGAAGCAATGCTTGGGGCTCTTGCTTGGTTGATTTGGACTGGGCGAAACGATGTTGTCTTTGAACAGCGTGTTCCCTCTTCTCCGGTGCATAACATCTCCAAATGTTCGCTCTTTCATCGCAGTGGATGCTTCTCTGTCCTGCAAACCGTAGGGAGGCCATCAGGGTGGTTATCAGTGGGGTGGCTGGGTAGTGCCTGCTGTGTAGGCTGCTTCGGCAGTCTGGTTGCTGCCTCTTTGTTTAGTTTTTTCAGATCTTGTACCGTGACGTTGGTTTTCCCACTGAAACTCCTGCTTTTCTATATAAAGCATAGCTTAGCCTTTTCTCTAAAAAAGTAGAAAGCGTGATGTCCCAGCTAGAAAATGTTCTATATTTGGGGTGTGAGAAGCGTGTCTTGACCATGTGATAAGATAGCGGGTTATATCACAAATGGAAACCATGCTTGCGGAATTGCTATATTTTCTGAAGGTGTGTAATTGGTAGCTAGTATGCCCCGATGAATAAAATTTACTGATAGGTGGTTATTTGTTCTGTTCAAGTATAGATATTTACAAAGCAAAAATATGTACAACCTTTTCATTAGGTGTGGCAAAAACATGTCTTCCACTTCCGGTCTCTAACAGAACAAATTCGAGAGTAGGGCCTGATATTTTAATTTAAAAGAAGTGGAACTCAAGTGAAATGTTTGAAAGAAAATGAGTgaaacttaatatatgaaaaAAAAGCATTTCACAAAATATTATGCCAATAGCTAGGCAATAAACTGATAGCTACTATTCACATTGATTTTTACCTGCCATGTAGCAATATGTATATTGCTGCTGTaagtttttctcaaatacctTCACCAAATCCTGGGATATAAATTTCTCATCATTCTTAAATAACTTATTACCCATGGCCCTACCTTGTGCCTTAGCAACTTGCCTTAGTATGTTGATGAGTTTGTTCATATATAGACCAGCACACATGTGTACAATCCCACCCATAACCAAAGAAAGCAAGTTCAACAAAAATGTCACCCATTCAAAGCAAGAATAGCTCTCAGGATTTGCTCCAGGCTCAAGTTGACCTTTGGCACCATGCATTGGGATTTGTCAAGTCCATGGCACTAAAATGTGCAATGGAACTGCAAATCCCTAACACCATCCAACACCATGGTGGGGCTATGACACCTTCTGAGTTGGCCGCAAAGATCGGGCTCCATCCATCTAAGCTTCCCCGCTTACGACGGCTCATGCGGGTGCTCACCGTATCAGGCATCTTTGCTGTCCATGAATCCACCACGGCAGACAAGGAGGCTGTTTATGTGCTTACCCCAACCACTTGCCTCCTCGTTAGCGATGAAGTTAAATCGAATTTATTTCCCATTCTGTCTTTGATGCTTGATTCAACTGTCCTTGCCCCCTTTTTTGGCATGAACTCATGGTTCCTAGATGAGCACTCTACATCCTTGTTCAAAAAGGCTCATGGCCTTACCTTCTGGGAGATGGCTGACAAGAATGATTCTTACAACCAGTCAATCAACAATGCAATGGTTTCTGATAGTAACTTTCTCATGGATATCATCTTGAGGGAGTGTGGTGATGTATTTCTTGGTATAAACTCGCTTATTGATGTCGCTGGGGGCCATGGTGGAGCTGCCAGTGCAATTGCGAAGGCATTCCCGCAAATGAAATGCACAGTGTTGGATCTCCCTCACGTGGTTGAAGAAGCTCCTACTGATGACCATGTGTCATTTATTTCTGGCGATATGTTCAAGTACATTCCACCAGCGGATGCTCTTTTCCTGAAGGTACACCCTTTAGATTTTTCTCTTCCCTTTGCACACATCCTAATTTTGCAGTAGGATGTCATACAATTTGCATTTAGCTACAAATGCGTACCAATTGAACCACAAACGTAAGCTAACTATTTGTTTGAAGAAACTCATAATTCCGAAGATTATAAGGTCTAATCCTATTTTTTGTTGATGTGCATCTTAGTGGGTTTTTCATGATTGGGGCGACGAAGATTGTGTCAAGATACTAAAAAAATGCAAGGAAGCTATCCCTCCCAGAGAGGCCGGTGGGAAGGTGATAATCGTAGATATGGTGGTTGGATCTGGGCCAAATGAAATTGTTACAAGAGAGACACAGGTTTTCTTTGATCTGTTTATCATGTTTCTCGAGGGGATCGAGCGAGAGGAGTTCGAGTGGAAAAATGTATTCATGCAAGCCGGGTTCAGCGAGTACAAAATTATATCGGTGCTGGGGGTTAGATCTGTTATTGAGCTCTACCCCTGAACGCTCCACGCAAAATTATGTGGAGTAATCATATTATATATTCAAAAAACGGCATGAACAGCGTTTGTGCTGTCTTGTTGTATGCATGTGCTTTGGTGTGACCGATATGTTTACAGCCAGCTTATTGCATTTTGCGAGGTGTGAGTAGTTGTGACCAGTGAGTTACCTCTGTCACTGCAAGACATATATGTGTAGCAGGTTATATGGAGTCTGCTCCGGTCGTGTTTTTATGTATAAATTACCATCGACAGTTGGGTGTATATTTTCTTAATGGAGATAATGAATGATATTGAGATGTTATGTCTATGTTTCAGTGTCCACTCTTATTATTCAGCATCTGTACTTCGGTGATTCGGTGTATGATACTGATTGCATGTCTGATTGCTGACTAAAGAAATTCTACAGTTCATGAATAATTTAGCAGTGCTCTGTTGATTCAGCTAATCAGTGTCATTTAACATTTTGTCCAAAAGGTAATATGTCATATGCGTGTTGACTCATTTCTAAATTGCATCTGCAGGCTTCTGTGTTTTAAACATTTGCTATTAATTATCCTGAATAACTCTACTTTCTAGATTCGGCCAACACACAACCATTGTCTAATTCCTCTCTGCATCACATAAGTTGCTGGGGAAGTTTACACGTAAATTGTTCATGCAGCAATCTTGAAGCAATCATGGCATTCGCAGTGTGACCAGCGTTCAGTTTTGAAGATGTCCTGAAGTGTAGTGACACCGACTTGACTGCGATATATTTTGTGTCAGTATGTTTGGTAGCGGAGCCAATCACCTGGAGTACTGAAGACAAAAGGCAGCACTACTAATCTTGGATCTCAGTGTTTTCTTCCTCCTGGAGATGTTTCTGATCTTGTGTTGGAGAACATAGGAAGTTCAGAATCAATGGACTTGCAGTGTCGGTCTTGCTTATTCAGGTGCTTGACATGATGACACGGTGCCCAAGCCAACTTTTTTTATGGGAAACACCTGATcaattcatcttcaatcatggtaGTACAACAAACATCAGAAACAATAAAAACGCTATTGTCAAATCTGATGCGACAATTCAACAGTTGCGAGCAGGTATGATGAACGAACATGCTATTATGATTGAATTGAACATAAATCTATCTCTTTTAAAAAGAAAGAATTTTTTTAATGATAAACAGGCGTGGATGGAATCTTAAGAGCAATAGTGTGGTGTGAGTAGCATGTACGTGTGAGTGGGTGCTGTATGGGTTCTTGTCTCATTTCTTCTTAATATAATGATACACGGATCTTCCGCCTCATAATATAAGAGCGCTCTACACTAAGAGCGTTCTACACTAATGTCAAAAACGCTTTtatagtgtagtgtcaaaaacgctcttatattatgggacagagggagtagaatgTAACTAGTGAAAGTTGTATATGAACTGTTGACACCGTATATCTCAAAAACTATTGCATCACAGAGGTAAACAttaaacagggagctacaacgacCTAACCAAATGCTTGAGGATAATTAAGGTGTTGGTTGGCTTTGGGCCATGAGACATCATGGTGAAAGGGAAATTTGTTCAAGTATACGTTGGTTGGCTTTGGGCGATGACACGTCATGGCGAAAGGGAAATGACTCCCGTTTGGTAGTATTATCCAATCATTTGATATGACTCTTCTGTGCGCACTGTCATGGTCCTAGATGCTATTTTGATGTGTGTGATGTGCAAACACCTGGGGATATTGATACAAAACCAACCTCGTGGAGCACGAGTGCCAAAAAGTATTCTGTTGGTATCACCAAATCTCATCAGTTATTTTCATGCTTGCCCTTTTTTAGAAACCACGTGAGAAGCGTGATGGCGATCATCTGGGCACACCTTTTTCTTCAGTAAATTTAGTAAGTCAGATTCAGTTGACAGTCAAGAGTATCTCAGATTCCTTCTCTTAGATTTCGAGTTTCTGGATAGCAATAGTATATGTAAGCAGTGAGTATAGTATATCGAGGGGGCAACGTCTGGTTTTCCCTGTACATATATCTGCCAACGCAAACAGAAGCAGCACACGCACACTGCATCGATCATGGCGCTCACCGGCCAGAGCACCGACGACCAGGCCGTGCTGGACGCCGAGCACGAGCTCTGGGCAACCACATTCTCCTACATCAAGTCCATGGCGCTCAAGTCGGCCCTGGACCTCCGCCTCGCCGACGCCATCCACCACCACGGCGGCGCCGCCACCCTCCCCCAGATAGTCGCCAGGGTCGCGGTGCACCCGTCCAAGGTCCTCTGCCTGCGCCGCCTCATGCGCACGCTCACCGTCTCGGGCGTCTTCAGCGTCGTCCAGCAGGAGGACGTCGTCGTCCCGGCTGCCCCCGTGAACAACGGCACCTGCAACGGCGCCGTCGCTGCCGAGCCCTTGTACGCTCTCACGCCGGTGTCCCGCCTCCTCATCGGCTCGCAGAGCTCGGGTTCCATCATGGCCTTCGTGCTCAGCCCCGTCCTCGTCGCCCCCTTCCTCGGGATCGGCGCGTGGTTCCAGCACGCGCTGCCGGACCCCTGCCTCTTCGAGCAGGCGCACGGCGAGGCGCTGTGGGAGATGTCCGGGCACGACGCGGCGCTGGACGCGCTGATCAACAGCGCCATGGTCTCGGACAGCCGCTTCATCGTGGACATCGCCGTCAGGGAGAGCGGCGACGTTTTCCGGGGGATAAGCTCCCTGGTCGACGTGGGCGGTGGCCTCGGCGCGGCGGCCCAAGTCATCTCGGAGGCGTTCCCGCACCTGCAGTGCAGCGTGCTGGAGCTCGAGCACGTCGTCAGCAAGGCGCCCGCCGGCACCTGCGTCAAGTACGTTGCCGGCGACATGTTCGAGAGCGTTCCACCGGCAGACGCCGTCTTCCTCAAGGTTCGTACATCCTCTTCCTCCACTAATTAGCATTTTGTCTATGTTCAACATTAAAGTTGCATACGCGGTATCTCCATGTTTGTCTTCAGTCGGTTCTTCATGACTGGGACGACGAGAAGTGCGTCAAAATACTGAAGACTTGCAGAAAGGCCATTCCTCCAAGAGAGGCGGGAGGGAAGGTGATAATCATCGATATAGTGGTCGGAGCAGACAAGAAGCACGGGGAGGTGCATGCGTTGCTCGATCTGTACATTATGTTTATCAATGGTGTTGAGCGAGATGAGCAAGAGTGGAGCAAGATCTTCCTAGAAGCTGGGTTTAGCGGCTACAAGATTATACCGGTTCTAGGGTTCCGGTCGATCATCGAGGTCTACCCGTGAAATGTTTGGTGATTACGTACTTTTGTGtcgatgtgtgtgtgtgtgtgtgcatttAAATTCAGACTTTGACAAAAGGTTGATGGATACATTTTCCTATCTATGATTGGGGCGATGTAGACTGTGGAGGTATTAATACTGTGGAAGGTTCGATGTCATCCCTCCTAGAAATGTTGGGTCAGGTGATAATCCTGGATATGGTGATTTTATCTAAGGACAAACGAGATCGTTACAAGAGACATGTTCTAATTTGACACCTATCTATAATGTACTTCTTTTACGTAAACCATGTATATCTTTTTCTGCAAATgataacgaacgaacgttcacaAACGGTTCCGGGCATGAATGCTCTCTTGTGCGTTCAATCTTGCGCACAAATCTCAATATTGCGACAACATGGCAATCTTCATTTCACTCTTTTTTTTTTGAGCGAATGGGACTGCACTGTGAAGTCCAGTCTCTTTCCTTACTTCTTCTCGATCTGATTCGGGTGCCAACTTTTTCATGTGTATATAGATGGTAATTTTAAACCAGTGTCAGTTTTGTCTAGAGCATGGAAAGTCGCGTGTGTAGCAACATTCCCCCTGATGTAGTGTGGCAATTACTGAAAACATGTGTGACAACTTCTCTGC belongs to Triticum urartu cultivar G1812 chromosome 7, Tu2.1, whole genome shotgun sequence and includes:
- the LOC125521691 gene encoding O-methyltransferase ZRP4-like: MALTGQSTDDQAVLDAEHELWATTFSYIKSMALKSALDLRLADAIHHHGGAATLPQIVARVAVHPSKVLCLRRLMRTLTVSGVFSVVQQEDVVVPAAPVNNGTCNGAVAAEPLYALTPVSRLLIGSQSSGSIMAFVLSPVLVAPFLGIGAWFQHALPDPCLFEQAHGEALWEMSGHDAALDALINSAMVSDSRFIVDIAVRESGDVFRGISSLVDVGGGLGAAAQVISEAFPHLQCSVLELEHVVSKAPAGTCVKYVAGDMFESVPPADAVFLKSVLHDWDDEKCVKILKTCRKAIPPREAGGKVIIIDIVVGADKKHGEVHALLDLYIMFINGVERDEQEWSKIFLEAGFSGYKIIPVLGFRSIIEVYP
- the LOC125521873 gene encoding acetylserotonin O-methyltransferase 1-like produces the protein MSPIQSKNSSQDLLQAQVDLWHHALGFVKSMALKCAMELQIPNTIQHHGGAMTPSELAAKIGLHPSKLPRLRRLMRVLTVSGIFAVHESTTADKEAVYVLTPTTCLLVSDEVKSNLFPILSLMLDSTVLAPFFGMNSWFLDEHSTSLFKKAHGLTFWEMADKNDSYNQSINNAMVSDSNFLMDIILRECGDVFLGINSLIDVAGGHGGAASAIAKAFPQMKCTVLDLPHVVEEAPTDDHVSFISGDMFKYIPPADALFLKWVFHDWGDEDCVKILKKCKEAIPPREAGGKVIIVDMVVGSGPNEIVTRETQVFFDLFIMFLEGIEREEFEWKNVFMQAGFSEYKIISVLGVRSVIELYP